A genomic segment from Pseudomonas mendocina encodes:
- the dnaA gene encoding chromosomal replication initiator protein DnaA → MSVELWQQCVELLRDELPAQQFNTWIRPLQVEAEGDELRVYAPNRFVLDWVNEKYLSRLLELLGERAGGLVPALSLLIGSKRAATARVAPTAPLPAAARAAQVQAAAAVSKPLPPPVQEEPSRASFDSMAGSAPQPPTPAVAPRTERTVQVEGGLKHTSYLNRTFTFDNFVEGKSNQLARAAAWQVADNPKHGYNPLFLYGGVGLGKTHLMHAVGNHLLAKNPNAKVVYLHSERFVADMVKALQLNAINEFKRFYRSVDALLIDDIQFFAKKERSQEEFFHTFNALLEGGQQVILTSDRYPKEIEGLEERLKSRFGWGLTVAVEPPELETRVAILMKKADQAKVDLPHDAAFFIAQRIRSNVRELEGALKRVIAHSHFMGRDITIELIRESLKDLLALQDKLVSIDNIQRTTAEYYKIKITDLLSKRRSRSIARPRQVAMALSKELTNHSLPEIGVAFGGRDHTTVLHACRKIAELRGSDADIREDYKNLLRTLTT, encoded by the coding sequence GTGTCAGTGGAACTATGGCAGCAATGCGTCGAGCTTCTGCGCGATGAGTTGCCGGCCCAGCAATTCAACACCTGGATCCGTCCTCTGCAGGTCGAAGCCGAAGGCGACGAACTGCGTGTGTATGCGCCCAACCGTTTCGTGCTCGACTGGGTCAACGAGAAGTATCTGAGCCGTTTGCTCGAGTTGCTCGGTGAACGTGCAGGCGGTCTGGTTCCCGCGCTTTCCCTATTAATAGGCAGCAAGCGTGCCGCCACTGCTCGGGTTGCACCCACTGCCCCCCTGCCCGCGGCTGCGCGCGCTGCTCAGGTTCAGGCTGCCGCTGCAGTGAGCAAGCCGCTTCCTCCGCCCGTGCAGGAGGAACCTTCGCGAGCCAGCTTCGATTCGATGGCCGGTTCGGCGCCGCAACCGCCAACCCCTGCCGTGGCACCTCGCACCGAGCGTACCGTGCAGGTTGAAGGTGGGCTCAAGCACACCAGCTACCTCAACCGCACCTTTACCTTCGATAACTTCGTCGAGGGTAAGTCGAACCAGTTGGCTCGTGCTGCTGCTTGGCAGGTGGCAGACAATCCCAAGCACGGTTACAACCCGTTGTTCCTGTATGGCGGTGTGGGCCTGGGCAAAACTCACCTGATGCATGCCGTTGGCAACCACCTCCTGGCGAAGAATCCCAATGCCAAGGTGGTGTACCTGCATTCCGAACGCTTCGTCGCCGACATGGTCAAGGCGTTGCAACTCAACGCCATCAACGAGTTCAAGCGCTTCTATCGTTCTGTGGACGCACTGCTGATCGATGACATCCAGTTCTTCGCCAAGAAGGAGCGCTCCCAGGAAGAGTTCTTCCACACCTTCAACGCATTGCTCGAAGGTGGCCAACAGGTGATTCTCACCAGCGACCGTTACCCGAAGGAGATCGAAGGTCTCGAGGAGCGTCTGAAGTCGCGCTTTGGCTGGGGCCTGACCGTCGCGGTGGAGCCGCCGGAACTGGAAACCCGCGTGGCGATCCTGATGAAGAAGGCCGACCAGGCCAAGGTGGATCTGCCGCATGATGCCGCATTCTTCATCGCTCAGCGCATTCGTTCCAACGTACGTGAGCTGGAAGGCGCGCTGAAACGGGTGATCGCGCACTCGCACTTCATGGGTCGCGACATCACCATCGAGCTGATCCGCGAGTCGCTCAAGGATCTGCTGGCCCTGCAGGACAAGCTGGTCAGCATCGACAACATTCAGCGCACCACGGCCGAGTACTACAAGATCAAGATCACTGATCTGCTTTCCAAGCGTCGTTCACGCTCGATTGCCCGGCCGCGTCAGGTGGCCATGGCATTGTCCAAGGAATTGACCAATCACAGCCTGCCGGAAATCGGTGTGGCCTTCGGCGGTCGTGATCACACCACGGTGTTGCACGCTTGCCGTAAGATTGCTGAACTTAGGGGATCCGACGCGGACATCCGCGAGGACTACAAGAACCTGCTGCGTACGCTTACAACCTGA
- the dnaN gene encoding DNA polymerase III subunit beta yields MHFTIQREALLKPLQLVAGVVERRQTLPVLSNVLLVVEGQQLSLTGTDLEVELVGRVTLEDAAEPGEITVPARKLMDICKSLPSDALIDIRVDDQKLLVKAGRSRFTLSTLPANDFPTVEEGPGSLTFNLPQAKLRRLIERTSFAMAQQDVRYYLNGMLLEVQSGLLRAVATDGHRLAMCSMEAAIQQDGKHQVIVPRKGILELARLLTEQDAEVSIVLGQHHIRANTGEFTFTSKLVDGKFPDYERVLPRGGDKLVLADRQGLREAFSRTAILSNEKYRGIRLTLAAGLLKIQANNPEQEEAEEEIVVDYSGGGLEIGFNVSYLLDVLGVMGTEQVRLILSDSNSSALLQEADNDDSAYVVMPMRL; encoded by the coding sequence ATGCATTTCACCATTCAACGCGAAGCCCTGTTGAAACCTCTGCAACTGGTCGCCGGTGTCGTGGAACGACGCCAGACGCTGCCGGTTCTGTCCAACGTCCTGCTGGTGGTCGAAGGCCAGCAGCTGTCGCTGACCGGTACCGACCTCGAGGTCGAACTGGTTGGCCGCGTTACGCTGGAAGATGCTGCCGAGCCAGGCGAGATCACCGTGCCGGCGCGCAAGCTGATGGATATCTGCAAGAGCCTGCCGTCCGATGCACTGATCGACATCCGCGTCGATGACCAGAAGCTGTTGGTAAAGGCCGGTCGCAGCCGTTTCACCCTGTCGACACTGCCAGCGAATGACTTCCCCACCGTGGAAGAGGGCCCAGGCTCGCTGACCTTCAACCTGCCGCAAGCCAAGCTGCGTCGTTTGATCGAGCGCACCAGCTTCGCCATGGCCCAGCAGGACGTACGCTACTACCTCAACGGTATGCTGCTGGAAGTTCAAAGCGGTTTGCTGCGCGCCGTAGCCACTGATGGTCATCGTCTGGCCATGTGCTCCATGGAAGCTGCCATCCAGCAGGACGGCAAGCACCAGGTCATCGTGCCGCGTAAAGGTATCCTCGAACTTGCTCGCCTGCTGACCGAGCAGGATGCTGAAGTGAGTATCGTGTTGGGCCAGCACCACATTCGCGCCAATACAGGTGAGTTCACCTTCACCTCCAAGCTGGTGGACGGTAAGTTCCCGGATTACGAGCGCGTGCTGCCGCGCGGCGGTGACAAGCTGGTGCTGGCGGATCGTCAGGGTCTGCGCGAAGCGTTCAGCCGTACTGCAATTCTTTCCAACGAGAAATATCGCGGCATTCGTCTGACCCTGGCTGCCGGTCTGCTGAAAATCCAGGCCAATAACCCGGAGCAGGAGGAGGCCGAGGAAGAAATCGTAGTCGACTATAGCGGTGGCGGTCTGGAAATCGGCTTCAACGTCAGCTATCTGCTGGATGTGCTGGGCGTGATGGGTACTGAGCAGGTTCGTCTGATTCTCTCCGACTCCAACAGCAGTGCCCTATTGCAGGAAGCCGACAACGACGATTCGGCTTACGTCGTCATGCCGATGCGTCTGTAA